Proteins from a genomic interval of Oceanispirochaeta crateris:
- a CDS encoding mechanosensitive ion channel family protein, with amino-acid sequence MESIKDFFNSISYGQLFRIAILMLSGVLIIRTIRFFMDRTFFKKSNLQNKMLISKLVNYSGFLILFIIILSELGIKLSALLGAAGIIGIAVGVASQKSLGNIISGFFMVTEKSFEIGDVITVGDKTGTVYSVELLSIMLKTFDNLLIRIPNETLISTDVINITRFPIRRMDLYLRVAYDSDLSLVKEVLQTVAKCNVNCLDEPNPFILIKTFEESGIGIQYGIWFEKTNYVETRNTIVQDVLAGFKSAGIVIPYPHITVTNPLPVSEQESP; translated from the coding sequence ATGGAAAGTATAAAGGATTTTTTTAACAGCATCTCCTATGGTCAGCTCTTCAGAATTGCCATACTGATGCTTTCCGGGGTTCTGATCATTCGCACCATCCGTTTCTTTATGGATCGAACCTTTTTTAAAAAATCCAACCTCCAGAACAAAATGCTGATCAGCAAGCTTGTAAACTATTCGGGATTTTTAATCCTCTTTATCATCATCCTCTCAGAACTGGGTATTAAATTAAGTGCCCTATTGGGTGCCGCGGGGATCATAGGTATTGCCGTTGGTGTGGCCTCTCAAAAGAGTCTTGGAAATATCATCAGTGGTTTTTTTATGGTGACTGAAAAAAGTTTTGAGATTGGGGATGTCATCACTGTGGGTGATAAAACAGGTACGGTTTATTCCGTAGAATTACTGTCCATCATGCTGAAAACCTTTGATAACCTATTGATCCGCATTCCCAATGAGACCCTGATATCCACGGATGTCATCAACATAACAAGATTTCCCATCAGAAGGATGGACTTGTATTTGAGAGTCGCCTATGACTCTGATTTAAGCCTGGTGAAGGAAGTGCTTCAGACCGTAGCCAAGTGCAATGTGAACTGTCTGGACGAGCCGAATCCTTTTATTCTGATAAAAACCTTTGAAGAATCCGGCATCGGCATACAGTATGGGATCTGGTTTGAGAAAACAAATTATGTTGAAACAAGAAACACCATAGTGCAGGATGTTCTTGCTGGATTTAAATCTGCGGGCATAGTTATTCCCTATCCCCACATTACTGTCACCAATCCACTACCGGTTTCAGAACAAGAGAGCCCTTAA
- the corA gene encoding magnesium/cobalt transporter CorA has translation MARFYKKRTETLRKHPGEMVYIGNNLKNESKIDKITYTPEKMTGRIHSLVDETTNFPETEEISWINIEGVSDVKSMKILKNRFNLNSLIIADIMNTGTRPKYQSLENNLFFSLKMLRYDQEKERILSEQLSIIVFKNTLVTFQEVPGDVFDPIRENLMMKDSKIRSEKIGYLIHSILDCLVDNYISILQLLAERIEDMEELLLDHPDETVMEKLISSKKDLLYLVKSIRPAREAFKQLINEKPTEIRNYMHYFNDLFSNITHVYETVELYKELTTEQMNTYNSYMNNRLNDIMRFLTVFSVIFLPLTLVAGIYGTNFEFIPELHLRFGYLYFWIIMLTLAGLMIYIFKKKKWM, from the coding sequence GTGGCCAGATTTTATAAAAAAAGAACAGAAACTCTTCGTAAACATCCGGGGGAAATGGTTTATATTGGAAATAATTTAAAAAATGAATCCAAAATTGATAAAATCACCTACACCCCGGAGAAGATGACAGGCCGGATTCATTCCCTCGTAGATGAAACCACAAATTTTCCCGAAACCGAAGAGATAAGCTGGATCAATATTGAAGGTGTTTCTGATGTAAAATCCATGAAGATACTAAAGAATCGCTTCAATTTGAATTCACTGATTATTGCTGATATAATGAACACAGGTACACGCCCCAAATATCAGAGCTTGGAAAATAATCTCTTCTTTTCACTGAAAATGCTTCGTTATGACCAAGAGAAAGAAAGAATACTGTCAGAACAGCTGAGTATTATCGTTTTTAAAAATACACTGGTCACCTTTCAAGAAGTCCCAGGAGATGTGTTTGATCCCATAAGAGAGAATCTTATGATGAAGGATAGTAAAATACGCTCTGAAAAGATAGGTTATTTAATCCATTCCATTCTGGACTGTTTGGTCGATAACTACATTTCTATTCTTCAGCTTTTGGCAGAAAGGATTGAAGACATGGAAGAACTTCTCCTGGACCATCCCGATGAAACCGTCATGGAAAAATTAATCTCTTCAAAAAAAGATCTCTTGTATCTGGTAAAGTCCATCCGGCCGGCCAGAGAGGCATTTAAACAGCTGATCAACGAAAAACCCACCGAAATTAGAAACTACATGCACTACTTCAACGATCTCTTTTCCAACATAACCCACGTGTATGAAACTGTGGAACTATACAAAGAACTCACAACAGAACAGATGAATACTTATAATTCCTACATGAATAACAGACTAAATGACATCATGCGCTTTCTCACTGTATTTTCGGTCATTTTCCTCCCCCTGACCCTCGTTGCCGGAATTTATGGAACAAATTTTGAGTTCATTCCAGAACTGCACCTCCGCTTTGGTTATCTCTACTTTTGGATCATCATGCTAACCCTGGCTGGTCTCATGATCTATATTTTTAAGAAGAAAAAATGGATGTAA
- a CDS encoding alpha-amylase/4-alpha-glucanotransferase domain-containing protein codes for MKKIKLVFGTHSTQALDLPEHFYEDVYQKAYKPFLTSVYNFPDLALSLHYSGPILSWLERRHPEFITVLREMVERKQVELLGGGYYEPILPFIPTSDRVGQIEMMTTYLRKNFGRRSRGFWLARQIWDNQMAHTLKSCGMEYTFLDDTRFRGAGIPESRMYHPVLTEEQGKSIQIFPICKRIQDMMFHQKPDVIMDELCKLAVDSSRDAVVSLILPGEKLNHEKGLEYVPCDTHWLEEFFNTLSNYKDKIESILPGRFVRDPAPLDKRYFSTSSFQELMEWKKDIYSPTPDEQAGNCNYRHFLTVYPESNLLYSKMMYAQILSNQVRGDKYRKRSSKEELWKGQNHSPFWHGPSKGIYNIQLRHNAYRFLIEAEKTTREKGIFIPALTQMDFDMDGLNEYLYQGHILNAYCHLKGGALIELDYMPSSWNYLNTLSRHRDSVVSGRKKDTYLRKAFHDHFLEKTDISSFKDGTYKEEGDFLGGYYDVQTHNREKHLLVLHRNGRIDRNGTKHPLRIRKQYDFKRNSVELQYEITNTGYEKVSYNFSSELNLSLPAPTTCESKFFYINGQDDFLEIEDQVAELENLKILQVQDIMNNTSIQLEYSIQPGLFWCLPLEVPYNGHSDDDLLYQGTTLMPHWDITLFPGESWTVDISLKVGKSRGKAFA; via the coding sequence ATGAAAAAAATAAAGCTGGTATTCGGAACCCACAGTACACAAGCCCTCGATCTTCCTGAGCATTTTTATGAAGATGTGTATCAGAAGGCGTATAAACCCTTTCTGACTTCTGTGTATAATTTTCCGGATCTGGCTTTGTCTCTCCACTATTCAGGACCCATCCTCTCCTGGCTGGAGAGGCGTCATCCTGAGTTTATAACTGTTCTGCGGGAGATGGTGGAACGCAAACAGGTGGAACTCTTGGGAGGCGGTTATTATGAACCGATCCTTCCTTTCATCCCTACTTCTGACAGAGTGGGGCAAATAGAGATGATGACCACCTATTTGAGGAAAAATTTCGGACGCCGATCCAGAGGATTCTGGCTTGCCAGACAGATCTGGGACAATCAGATGGCCCACACACTGAAAAGTTGTGGCATGGAGTATACCTTTCTTGATGACACCCGTTTCCGTGGAGCAGGAATACCTGAATCGAGGATGTATCATCCTGTTTTAACAGAAGAACAGGGAAAGTCTATTCAGATCTTTCCCATCTGTAAAAGAATTCAGGATATGATGTTTCACCAAAAGCCCGACGTCATCATGGATGAATTATGCAAGCTAGCAGTAGACAGCAGCAGAGATGCTGTTGTCTCCCTCATTTTACCCGGTGAAAAGTTAAATCATGAGAAGGGGCTGGAATATGTGCCCTGCGATACCCACTGGTTAGAAGAGTTTTTTAACACCCTATCCAATTACAAAGATAAAATTGAGTCCATACTGCCAGGTCGTTTCGTACGAGATCCCGCTCCCCTGGATAAACGTTATTTTTCGACCTCCAGTTTTCAGGAATTGATGGAATGGAAGAAGGATATTTATTCTCCAACTCCTGATGAACAGGCCGGAAATTGTAATTACAGGCATTTTTTAACAGTCTATCCCGAAAGCAATCTGCTTTATTCAAAAATGATGTATGCCCAAATTCTGTCCAATCAGGTCAGGGGTGATAAATATAGAAAAAGATCCTCTAAAGAGGAGCTTTGGAAGGGGCAGAATCATAGTCCCTTCTGGCATGGACCCAGTAAAGGAATCTATAATATTCAGCTCCGGCACAATGCCTATCGTTTTTTGATTGAGGCTGAAAAAACCACCCGTGAAAAGGGAATCTTTATACCCGCCCTTACGCAAATGGATTTTGATATGGACGGATTGAATGAATACCTCTACCAAGGACATATCCTCAATGCCTATTGCCATTTAAAGGGCGGAGCTCTCATCGAACTTGACTACATGCCCTCCAGCTGGAACTATCTGAATACCCTCAGCAGGCACCGAGACAGTGTGGTGAGCGGGAGAAAGAAAGATACCTATCTCAGGAAAGCCTTTCATGATCACTTCCTTGAAAAAACGGATATCTCTTCTTTTAAAGATGGTACCTACAAGGAAGAAGGAGATTTTCTGGGAGGATATTATGATGTTCAGACCCATAACCGGGAAAAACATCTCCTTGTTTTGCACAGGAATGGGAGGATTGACCGAAACGGTACAAAACATCCACTAAGAATAAGAAAACAGTACGATTTCAAGAGGAACAGTGTTGAACTTCAGTATGAAATAACCAATACGGGGTATGAGAAGGTCAGTTACAACTTTTCAAGTGAATTGAATCTCTCTCTGCCGGCTCCAACAACTTGTGAGTCCAAGTTTTTCTATATCAACGGTCAGGACGATTTTCTTGAAATTGAGGATCAGGTAGCCGAGTTGGAAAATCTGAAGATTCTTCAGGTTCAGGATATTATGAATAATACATCCATACAATTGGAGTATTCCATTCAGCCCGGGTTATTCTGGTGCTTGCCTCTGGAAGTTCCCTACAATGGTCATAGTGATGATGATCTTCTGTATCAGGGGACGACCCTCATGCCACACTGGGATATTACTCTCTTTCCTGGGGAAAGCTGGACCGTTGATATCAGTTTGAAAGTGGGTAAGAGTCGGGGAAAAGCCTTCGCCTAA
- a CDS encoding flagellar motor switch protein FliG, producing MKFRQKGLDAYKAENSKKVSVAPVSDNTLPKTAVSQDTKQNNHPPGLIKTGSVPPGGASQAARFLLLLGKEEAGRVLRNMSDKEIELVTAEIARIEEIGREEALEILQEFGHKMNLKGEGVGGVDTARDFLSTAFGAEKARAILNKAVPGTLPHPFAFMNDLSLPQLLQVLKEEPVETCSIILSFMDAQKVSSYLKSCEKDKQIQLIRRMAMKRDLNPDVLTRMDTVLKEKAHRIGHQEEIVIDGEDRLAEILKHMDSGTEKRILDDLEEGDPDLSRKIKEQIHTIDCIFQMRPRDLQNLLLEMDDDKIAFILRGKEDRIKDHILNHLSSQRKLLVEETMIISPRVSRKEVEKETREFLNLIRKREEEGSYILLSEDEEDFV from the coding sequence ATGAAGTTCAGACAAAAGGGTCTTGATGCTTATAAAGCAGAAAACAGTAAAAAGGTCTCCGTTGCTCCTGTCTCTGATAATACTCTACCGAAGACAGCGGTATCTCAGGATACAAAGCAGAACAACCATCCTCCCGGGTTGATTAAGACGGGTTCTGTCCCTCCCGGAGGTGCTTCCCAGGCTGCCAGGTTCCTCCTCCTTTTGGGTAAAGAAGAAGCAGGGCGTGTGCTCAGAAATATGTCTGATAAAGAAATTGAGCTGGTTACTGCCGAAATTGCCCGCATAGAGGAGATTGGTCGGGAAGAAGCTCTGGAAATTCTTCAGGAATTCGGGCATAAGATGAATTTAAAGGGCGAAGGTGTCGGTGGAGTCGATACAGCTCGTGATTTTTTAAGCACAGCATTCGGAGCAGAGAAAGCCAGGGCAATTCTCAATAAGGCTGTTCCCGGTACGCTTCCCCATCCCTTTGCTTTCATGAATGATCTCTCTCTTCCTCAGCTGCTCCAGGTTTTAAAGGAAGAACCTGTGGAAACATGCTCCATTATTCTCTCTTTTATGGATGCCCAGAAGGTCTCCTCATATTTAAAAAGCTGCGAGAAGGATAAACAAATACAACTGATTCGACGGATGGCCATGAAGCGCGACCTCAACCCTGATGTCCTCACAAGAATGGATACGGTTCTCAAGGAGAAGGCTCATCGCATCGGCCATCAAGAAGAAATTGTCATCGATGGAGAAGACAGGCTTGCAGAAATTCTAAAGCATATGGACAGCGGAACAGAAAAGAGAATCCTCGACGATCTTGAAGAAGGAGATCCCGATCTGAGCCGAAAAATTAAGGAACAGATCCATACCATCGACTGCATCTTTCAAATGCGTCCCCGGGATCTTCAAAACCTTCTTCTTGAGATGGATGACGATAAGATCGCTTTTATCCTGAGAGGTAAAGAGGATAGAATCAAAGATCATATCCTAAATCATCTTTCATCCCAGCGAAAGTTGCTTGTAGAAGAGACGATGATCATCTCACCCAGAGTGTCCAGAAAAGAAGTTGAAAAAGAAACTAGAGAATTCTTAAATCTGATTAGAAAAAGAGAAGAAGAGGGGAGTTATATCCTCCTTAGCGAAGACGAAGAGGATTTCGTTTAA
- a CDS encoding RnfABCDGE type electron transport complex subunit B, whose amino-acid sequence MDVILRIFWGFLSTVLFGGLLGLGLAVASRKLKVEKDETVEALDGVLPGLNCGACGYAGCGGYAEALAAGKDEDLTKCKPGGAVALAGIGKILGVEVDTNAVRMVAYVHCLGKEGVASRSYNYEGLEDCNAATVLFSGDKDCKYGCLGLGSCMNVCPTNAIRKTGDGLVVVNPDLCISCGKCVDICPTGVMRMIPEDADFVVACNSRDKGKLTKSNCKVGCIACKICEKKFPEAGYKIQDNLSILGYDNRGPGRAEAVEKCPAKCIIPYREVKIEEASSAG is encoded by the coding sequence ATGGATGTAATTTTAAGAATATTCTGGGGATTCCTCTCAACCGTTCTCTTCGGTGGACTCCTCGGATTGGGATTGGCAGTTGCCTCCCGTAAACTGAAAGTAGAGAAAGATGAAACCGTAGAAGCTCTAGACGGGGTTCTTCCCGGGCTGAACTGCGGGGCCTGTGGTTATGCAGGATGCGGCGGTTATGCAGAAGCTCTTGCAGCCGGAAAAGATGAAGATTTGACAAAATGTAAACCCGGTGGCGCTGTTGCTCTGGCGGGAATTGGAAAAATTTTGGGCGTGGAAGTCGATACTAATGCCGTAAGAATGGTGGCCTATGTTCACTGTTTGGGCAAAGAAGGTGTTGCTTCCCGCAGTTACAATTATGAAGGTCTGGAAGATTGCAATGCCGCCACTGTGCTATTCAGCGGTGATAAAGACTGTAAATATGGATGTCTTGGTTTGGGAAGCTGTATGAATGTTTGTCCCACCAATGCCATCAGAAAAACAGGAGACGGTCTGGTTGTCGTCAATCCGGATCTCTGTATTTCCTGTGGTAAATGTGTTGACATCTGTCCTACAGGGGTTATGCGCATGATTCCCGAAGATGCAGATTTTGTTGTGGCTTGTAATTCCCGGGATAAAGGGAAGCTGACAAAGAGTAATTGTAAGGTTGGTTGTATCGCTTGTAAAATCTGTGAGAAAAAATTTCCAGAAGCAGGCTATAAAATACAAGATAATTTATCTATTCTGGGTTATGATAATAGAGGACCGGGCAGGGCGGAAGCCGTTGAAAAATGTCCGGCAAAATGTATTATTCCATATAGAGAAGTGAAAATTGAAGAAGCATCCAGTGCGGGCTGA
- a CDS encoding tetratricopeptide repeat protein — MFKDKLSLDELTKGLSVVPDEDGLNEISELSKRGYQLLKENLTERARESFEKILSIDDVNNYALVGMGDCYRKERNFREAVIYYQRCLATHPGNNYALFGLADCYKAMNQYNRAIDIWEEYLLHDDRNITVLTRIADAYRKVRNFKRSFEIYQKVLTMEENNSYAIIGLGHLYYDFKEYKDALHYWERMLEINRGHVDIRVLTSLGNCHRKLKTFSEGVPFFLEALKLQPHNFYALFGLADCYRGMNQQEKSLVYWNKILDLDHKNKVILTRAGDAYRSMGDLENAEEYYRKALNIEFDTYAILGLAMINKKKGHFQDAITSLKDLISNDPRNYRLYLEAADCYEGLGDTEEALGVLALFLNTGIRNNTVIERIMELKNKIQS; from the coding sequence ATGTTTAAAGACAAGCTGAGTTTGGATGAACTCACAAAGGGTTTGTCAGTAGTACCGGATGAAGATGGTCTGAATGAAATATCAGAGTTATCGAAACGGGGCTATCAGCTTCTCAAAGAGAATCTGACAGAGAGGGCCCGAGAGTCTTTTGAAAAGATCCTCTCCATAGACGATGTCAATAATTACGCTCTTGTGGGAATGGGAGACTGTTATAGAAAAGAGCGGAACTTCAGAGAAGCCGTCATCTATTATCAGCGTTGCCTGGCTACACATCCTGGAAACAATTATGCTCTATTTGGTTTGGCAGACTGTTACAAGGCTATGAACCAGTACAACCGGGCCATTGATATCTGGGAAGAATATCTCCTCCATGATGACAGAAACATAACTGTACTTACCAGGATTGCAGATGCCTATAGAAAGGTAAGGAATTTCAAACGCTCTTTCGAGATCTACCAGAAAGTTCTTACCATGGAAGAAAACAACAGCTATGCCATCATAGGCCTAGGTCATCTATACTATGATTTCAAAGAATACAAAGACGCTCTGCATTATTGGGAAAGGATGCTAGAAATCAACAGGGGGCATGTGGATATTCGAGTTCTCACATCCCTGGGAAACTGTCACAGAAAGCTGAAAACCTTCAGTGAGGGAGTTCCATTTTTTCTGGAAGCTCTCAAACTGCAGCCCCATAACTTCTATGCCCTCTTTGGTTTGGCCGACTGTTACAGAGGAATGAATCAACAGGAAAAATCACTGGTTTACTGGAATAAAATTCTGGATTTGGACCATAAGAATAAAGTCATTCTCACAAGAGCCGGTGATGCCTACAGAAGTATGGGAGACCTTGAAAATGCAGAGGAGTATTATAGAAAGGCCCTCAACATAGAGTTTGATACCTATGCCATCCTTGGATTGGCCATGATCAACAAGAAGAAAGGCCATTTTCAAGATGCCATAACGTCCCTGAAAGACCTTATCAGCAATGACCCCAGAAACTACAGACTGTATTTGGAAGCCGCTGATTGCTATGAAGGATTAGGTGATACCGAAGAAGCGCTGGGTGTTCTAGCCCTCTTTCTAAACACAGGCATCAGGAATAACACTGTAATCGAGAGAATCATGGAGTTGAAAAACAAGATTCAGTCTTAA
- a CDS encoding electron transport complex protein RnfA, with product MSYFAIVITYIFISNLILAQFLGLCPFIGVSKNVESAVGMGFAVTFVMSIASLVTWALYHLILMPLGLAYLQTIVFILTIASLVQLVEMVVQKYSPVLYKALGIYLPLITTNCAVMGIALINIKSGYNVLESFTAGIAAGMGFLLAILLMSAIRVQMETERVPRFLKGAPIAFISGGLMAMAFMAFDNSLLNNLVG from the coding sequence ATGAGTTATTTTGCAATAGTCATAACCTATATTTTTATCAGCAATCTGATTCTGGCTCAGTTCTTGGGTCTTTGTCCCTTCATCGGAGTTTCAAAAAATGTAGAATCTGCGGTGGGGATGGGATTTGCTGTAACATTTGTCATGTCCATAGCGTCCCTTGTGACCTGGGCCTTGTATCACCTTATTCTGATGCCTCTGGGGTTGGCATACCTTCAGACCATTGTCTTCATTTTGACAATTGCCTCCCTCGTCCAGCTTGTGGAAATGGTAGTTCAGAAGTATTCTCCCGTCCTATATAAAGCTCTGGGAATCTATCTTCCCCTGATTACAACGAACTGTGCCGTAATGGGGATCGCCCTCATCAATATTAAGAGTGGATACAATGTTCTGGAAAGCTTTACCGCCGGTATTGCAGCCGGGATGGGATTTCTTCTGGCAATATTGCTGATGTCGGCTATACGAGTACAAATGGAAACTGAGAGGGTTCCCCGATTTTTAAAAGGGGCTCCCATTGCTTTTATCAGCGGTGGTCTCATGGCAATGGCCTTTATGGCCTTTGACAACTCATTGCTGAACAATCTTGTAGGATAA
- a CDS encoding alanine--tRNA ligase, producing the protein MTGNELRKKYIDFFVSRNHKEISGQSLIPENDPTVLFTTAGMHPLVPYLQGQPHPAGMRLTDYQKCIRTGDIEAVGDPSHLTFFEMLGNWSLGDYFKEEALSMSWEFLTSEKYLGLDKERLSVTVFNGDDEVPRDDDAANIWRSLGVPEDRIYFLPREDNWWGPAGKTGPCGPDSEMFYDTGKESCGDDCKPGCHCGKYFEIWNDVFMQYNKTEDGQYIKLDAPCVDTGMGIERTVTMLQGKNSVYQTELFQPIIAKIEELTGKTYGENEEEDISIRIISDHCKSATMIIGDPRGAKPSNLGQGYILRRLIRRAVRHGRKLGITENFLGQVSQVAIDMYKDVYPELLEKSDMILSELELEEKQFSTTLKKGEHEFEKILPNLLKNPKKEIPGRLAFKLYDTFGFPLELTEELAGEHGMTVDRPGFDSAFEKHQEASKKGADKIFKGGLADHSVMTTRYHTVTHMLHEALKRVLGDHVEQKGSNITEERLRFDFAHPEKMTNEELKQVEDIVNAEIAKHHPVIMKTMTVEEAKAQGARALFSSKYGEQVKVYFIGDYSVEVCGGPHIENTSELGTFVIQKEQSSSRGVRRIKAILK; encoded by the coding sequence ATGACAGGTAATGAACTAAGAAAAAAATACATCGATTTTTTCGTATCTAGAAATCATAAAGAAATATCAGGGCAGTCCCTGATTCCCGAGAACGATCCGACAGTTCTCTTCACCACCGCAGGGATGCACCCTCTGGTACCCTATCTGCAGGGACAACCTCATCCTGCGGGTATGAGGCTCACAGACTATCAGAAATGTATCCGTACAGGTGATATCGAAGCCGTAGGCGATCCTTCCCATCTTACGTTTTTTGAAATGCTGGGAAACTGGTCTTTAGGAGATTACTTCAAAGAAGAAGCCCTCTCCATGAGCTGGGAGTTCCTGACATCGGAGAAATATCTGGGTCTGGATAAGGAACGCCTTTCTGTCACTGTCTTTAATGGTGATGATGAAGTGCCTAGAGATGACGATGCTGCCAATATCTGGAGATCCTTGGGAGTTCCAGAAGATCGTATCTATTTTCTTCCCAGAGAGGATAACTGGTGGGGACCAGCCGGAAAAACAGGTCCCTGTGGTCCCGATAGTGAAATGTTCTATGATACGGGAAAAGAATCCTGTGGAGATGACTGCAAACCCGGTTGTCATTGCGGTAAGTATTTCGAGATCTGGAATGATGTATTCATGCAGTACAACAAGACAGAAGACGGGCAGTATATAAAACTCGACGCCCCCTGTGTTGATACGGGTATGGGGATCGAGCGGACAGTGACCATGCTCCAGGGAAAAAATTCTGTTTACCAGACAGAACTCTTTCAGCCCATCATTGCTAAGATAGAAGAGCTCACCGGCAAGACCTATGGTGAAAATGAAGAAGAAGATATATCAATCAGGATCATCAGTGACCACTGTAAATCAGCTACCATGATCATTGGCGACCCGCGGGGTGCCAAACCGTCCAATCTGGGACAGGGCTATATCCTGCGCCGTTTGATCAGACGGGCTGTAAGACACGGAAGAAAATTGGGAATTACCGAAAATTTCCTGGGTCAGGTCAGTCAGGTTGCCATTGATATGTACAAGGATGTTTATCCTGAGTTGCTTGAAAAATCAGATATGATTCTCAGTGAACTTGAACTGGAAGAGAAGCAGTTTAGTACAACTTTGAAGAAAGGGGAGCATGAGTTTGAGAAGATTCTTCCCAATCTCCTGAAGAATCCTAAGAAGGAAATTCCAGGCCGTCTGGCCTTCAAACTGTACGATACCTTTGGGTTCCCCCTGGAACTGACCGAAGAGCTTGCGGGTGAACACGGAATGACCGTCGACCGTCCCGGTTTTGACTCTGCCTTTGAAAAGCATCAGGAAGCCTCTAAGAAAGGGGCTGACAAGATCTTCAAGGGTGGTTTAGCCGATCATTCGGTGATGACAACCCGGTATCACACTGTGACCCACATGCTGCATGAAGCGCTCAAACGTGTTCTGGGCGATCATGTTGAACAGAAGGGAAGCAATATTACGGAAGAACGGCTTCGTTTTGACTTTGCACATCCCGAGAAGATGACAAATGAAGAGCTGAAGCAGGTTGAAGACATTGTGAATGCCGAAATCGCCAAGCATCATCCGGTTATAATGAAGACAATGACCGTGGAAGAAGCTAAGGCACAGGGAGCCAGAGCGCTGTTTTCATCCAAATACGGAGAACAAGTGAAGGTGTATTTTATCGGGGACTACTCGGTAGAAGTCTGTGGTGGACCCCACATAGAAAACACATCGGAGCTCGGTACTTTTGTAATACAGAAAGAACAGTCTTCCTCACGAGGTGTACGTCGCATAAAAGCGATCCTTAAATAG
- a CDS encoding DUF432 domain-containing protein has translation MNIKSFPWGKLDLQKSGIHIDLPSGQYIDIQRNRNEVYINRYISSELISNRYVTGDDHSLFMEPGLPDLPMILKPMENLSILPGKKIDAFVEVPLVVKLLFGSQESKKLLCESVIRPLSKSFFGSLDNGEIAYFLESPLFRDLSEYKQQNSSIYCPLSIMNKSSQNLDFERMILRVPYLSLYYSGSLILASPVNITFKGLDQMSQVVYKKTLPSGDNIQLASPPRLAEDKSILKKSFYYFKTLYTG, from the coding sequence GTGAATATAAAGTCTTTCCCCTGGGGGAAACTGGATCTGCAGAAATCCGGAATCCACATAGATTTACCATCGGGTCAATACATCGATATACAGAGAAACCGAAATGAAGTTTATATCAACAGGTATATCTCCTCTGAACTCATTTCAAACAGATATGTGACCGGTGATGACCATTCTCTTTTTATGGAACCCGGTTTGCCCGATTTGCCTATGATACTCAAACCGATGGAAAATCTATCCATCCTGCCTGGTAAGAAAATTGATGCCTTCGTGGAAGTCCCTCTGGTTGTCAAATTACTTTTTGGCTCCCAGGAGAGTAAAAAACTGCTCTGTGAATCCGTTATCAGGCCTCTTTCCAAGAGTTTTTTCGGAAGTCTGGACAACGGGGAGATCGCCTATTTTCTTGAGAGTCCCCTTTTTCGGGACCTGTCTGAATACAAGCAGCAGAACTCCAGCATCTACTGTCCATTGAGTATTATGAATAAGTCTTCTCAGAATCTTGATTTTGAAAGGATGATCCTGAGGGTTCCTTACCTGTCCCTTTATTACAGCGGAAGTCTGATTCTTGCCAGTCCTGTAAATATCACCTTCAAAGGGCTGGATCAGATGAGTCAGGTTGTCTATAAAAAAACCCTTCCTTCCGGAGATAATATTCAGCTGGCCTCTCCCCCTCGATTGGCGGAAGATAAAAGCATTCTCAAGAAGAGCTTTTACTATTTCAAAACATTGTACACAGGATAA